One genomic window of Ktedonobacterales bacterium includes the following:
- the nuoG gene encoding NADH-quinone oxidoreductase subunit NuoG gives MPEETPQLIHLTIDGRPVSVPPGTVVWKAAQMLGIEVPIYCYHPKMPPLGACRMCFVEIEKAPKPPQTACTTVCTEGMVVHTDTPLVRKSREGTLEFLLINHPLDCPICDKGGECDLQDFTLRHGPGGSRFDLTKRHFIKPVPVSDNILLDRERCIACQRCVRFSQEVAMDEEGLILNDRGYKIEVSTTPGASFNSIFSGNTVEMCPVGALTARNFRFRTRPWELRKTPSVCANCSVGCNVRVDVRVDRILRLMSHTNDSIDDGWLCDRGRWGYDYVNSPDRLRAPLIRKNGQLEEASWDEALDLVAAKLQEIAKRDGPHAVGGIGSTHTTNEESYLFQKLFRAAIGTNNLDHHHGLFPETEPGQLPWVWTDSIAGLDSASHIVLFAADPYERQPVIDLRIKKALRAGAKIYVVANKPTRLDHLATLKLEYQAGHLDAVVRALLNVVLTENLARGQYVEEHPEFLNSLQTASPAGASEHLAKIAGVDKEALRVLARELAGTGFPQARVPGRAALLYDEMAAQEEEAPTLAADLLNLALVTGNVGRPGAGVGPLFEDNNSLGARDMGVLPNSLPGYAGLEDAALRAHLREVWGISAPKKPGLTYEQMLNGGVKALYVLGADPARRLPDPGALENLEFLVVQSLTLNETAQRADVVLPGQSFAEKEGTFTNTERCVQAVRQAMRPLAGPLPDWQILTALGQRMNQEWRYTSPREILAEIARVTPIYSGLNWELLNKSQGVRWPALPENAAEGGSAYLALDLFQHGLPQLQAAAVSAAASD, from the coding sequence ATGCCAGAAGAAACGCCACAACTGATTCATCTGACCATTGATGGGCGTCCCGTCAGCGTCCCGCCTGGAACGGTCGTCTGGAAAGCCGCGCAGATGCTGGGGATTGAGGTTCCCATCTATTGCTATCATCCCAAAATGCCGCCGCTGGGCGCCTGCCGCATGTGCTTTGTCGAGATTGAAAAAGCGCCCAAGCCGCCACAAACCGCCTGCACAACGGTCTGCACCGAAGGCATGGTCGTGCATACCGATACGCCGCTGGTCAGGAAATCGCGCGAGGGGACGCTGGAGTTTTTGCTGATTAACCATCCGCTCGATTGCCCCATTTGTGATAAAGGCGGCGAATGCGATCTGCAAGACTTCACCCTGCGTCATGGTCCTGGCGGCAGCCGCTTCGACCTCACCAAGCGCCACTTCATTAAGCCTGTTCCCGTCAGCGACAATATCCTGCTGGACCGCGAACGCTGCATCGCCTGCCAGCGTTGTGTGCGCTTCTCCCAGGAAGTGGCGATGGATGAAGAGGGACTCATCCTGAATGATCGCGGCTATAAGATTGAAGTCAGCACGACGCCGGGCGCGAGCTTCAACAGCATCTTTTCGGGCAACACCGTAGAGATGTGTCCGGTAGGCGCGCTGACCGCCCGTAACTTTCGCTTCCGCACGCGCCCCTGGGAACTGCGCAAAACACCCAGCGTCTGCGCCAATTGCAGCGTGGGCTGCAACGTGCGCGTGGACGTGCGCGTGGACCGCATTCTGCGGCTGATGTCGCACACCAACGACAGCATTGATGATGGCTGGCTCTGTGATCGTGGCCGCTGGGGGTATGACTACGTGAACAGCCCTGACCGGCTGCGCGCACCGCTCATTCGCAAGAACGGCCAGCTTGAGGAAGCCTCCTGGGACGAGGCGCTCGATCTCGTCGCTGCGAAGCTTCAGGAGATCGCCAAACGCGACGGCCCGCACGCCGTCGGCGGCATCGGCTCAACCCACACGACGAACGAAGAAAGTTATCTTTTCCAGAAGCTCTTCCGCGCCGCCATCGGCACCAACAACCTGGACCATCATCACGGCCTGTTTCCAGAGACGGAGCCAGGACAACTCCCCTGGGTCTGGACCGACAGCATCGCCGGACTGGACAGCGCCTCGCATATCGTTCTCTTTGCCGCCGACCCTTACGAGCGCCAGCCGGTCATTGACCTGCGCATCAAGAAGGCGCTGCGGGCAGGCGCAAAAATCTATGTCGTCGCCAATAAGCCGACCAGACTTGACCACCTGGCAACGCTGAAGCTCGAATATCAGGCCGGGCATCTGGACGCAGTGGTACGCGCGCTGCTAAACGTCGTGCTGACCGAAAACCTGGCGCGCGGCCAATATGTCGAAGAGCATCCTGAGTTCCTGAACAGCCTGCAAACCGCTTCTCCGGCAGGGGCGTCAGAACACCTGGCAAAGATTGCTGGAGTTGATAAAGAGGCGCTGCGCGTCCTGGCACGCGAGCTTGCGGGAACCGGGTTCCCGCAAGCTCGCGTGCCAGGACGCGCGGCGCTGCTCTATGACGAGATGGCCGCGCAGGAAGAGGAAGCGCCAACCCTCGCCGCCGATCTGCTCAACCTGGCGCTGGTGACGGGCAACGTTGGCCGCCCTGGCGCGGGCGTGGGTCCACTCTTCGAGGATAATAACTCGCTGGGGGCGCGCGATATGGGCGTCCTGCCCAACAGCCTGCCAGGCTATGCCGGACTGGAAGACGCCGCGCTGCGGGCGCATTTGCGTGAGGTCTGGGGCATCAGCGCCCCCAAGAAGCCGGGCCTGACCTACGAGCAGATGCTCAACGGCGGCGTCAAGGCGCTCTATGTGCTGGGCGCAGACCCTGCCCGGCGCCTGCCCGATCCAGGGGCGCTGGAGAATCTGGAGTTTCTGGTCGTGCAAAGCCTGACGCTGAACGAAACGGCGCAGCGCGCCGATGTCGTGCTGCCCGGACAGTCCTTTGCCGAAAAAGAAGGCACCTTCACCAACACCGAACGCTGCGTGCAGGCTGTGCGTCAGGCGATGCGCCCGCTGGCGGGACCACTGCCCGATTGGCAGATTCTGACCGCGCTCGGCCAGCGCATGAACCAGGAGTGGCGCTATACCAGCCCGCGCGAGATTCTGGCGGAGATTGCCCGCGTGACGCCTATCTACAGCGGCCTGAATTGGGAACTGCTGAATAAAAGCCAGGGCGTGCGCTGGCCCGCCCTGCCCGAAAACGCGGCGGAGGGCGGCTCAGCCTACCTGGCACTTGATCTCTTCCAGCACGGGCTGCCGCAGCTACAAGCAGCAGCCGTTTCGGCTGCTGCCAGCGACTGA
- the nuoH gene encoding NADH-quinone oxidoreductase subunit NuoH, giving the protein MSDTVLYLLATVAKSIILIGALLTAFAYLTLIERRVVAFMQTRLGPNRAGPFGLLQPLADALKMVFKEQIIPTRARVLIYLIAPLISIVVALSAFAVVPLGGRWLGWDTHSPWDPFIADINVGLLYIFAISSLAVYGIVLGGWASGNKYSLLGSLRSAAQMVSYEVGMSLTIMGVLMLSGTLSMVSIVHAQVDLGLPYIFAQPLGFALYCLAAVAEVNRAPFDLPEAEQELVAGYLTEYSGLRWSLYQMAEYINMITVSSIAVTLFLGGWTLWPINYGTLLSWPFLWYLIKVAIALFVFMWLRATLPRIRYDQLMKVGWRVLLPLAILNMLFTAVAVSLGWAWWTTGAFGLGVLIIIAGAWAVRRAREQGKPPKEAAAREPEAAEGFAVPSSVKLVRIAAAGAARPSAQLAANAEEGAEAEAKDKESQTPVAKK; this is encoded by the coding sequence ATGTCTGATACAGTCTTATATCTGCTTGCGACGGTTGCCAAGTCAATTATCCTGATCGGCGCGCTGCTAACCGCCTTCGCCTATCTGACGCTTATCGAGCGGCGGGTCGTCGCATTCATGCAGACGCGCCTGGGGCCGAACCGCGCCGGGCCGTTCGGCCTGCTTCAGCCGCTGGCCGACGCGCTCAAGATGGTCTTCAAAGAGCAGATTATCCCCACCAGAGCGCGCGTGCTGATCTATCTCATCGCGCCGCTCATCTCTATTGTGGTCGCGCTCTCGGCCTTTGCCGTTGTCCCGCTGGGGGGGCGCTGGCTCGGCTGGGATACGCATAGCCCTTGGGATCCCTTTATCGCCGATATTAACGTTGGCCTGCTCTATATCTTTGCTATCTCTTCGCTGGCGGTCTACGGGATTGTGCTGGGCGGCTGGGCATCCGGCAACAAATACTCGCTGCTTGGCTCGCTGCGCAGCGCGGCGCAGATGGTCTCTTACGAGGTCGGCATGAGCCTGACGATCATGGGCGTGCTGATGCTGTCGGGAACGCTGAGCATGGTCAGCATCGTCCACGCGCAGGTGGACCTGGGCCTGCCCTATATCTTTGCTCAGCCGCTGGGCTTTGCCCTCTACTGCCTTGCTGCCGTCGCGGAGGTAAACCGCGCGCCCTTCGACCTGCCCGAAGCCGAGCAAGAGCTTGTCGCCGGCTATCTGACCGAATACAGCGGGCTGCGCTGGAGCCTCTATCAGATGGCCGAATATATCAACATGATTACGGTCAGTTCGATTGCCGTCACGCTCTTCCTGGGCGGCTGGACACTCTGGCCGATCAACTATGGGACGTTGCTAAGCTGGCCGTTTCTCTGGTATCTCATCAAAGTTGCTATCGCGCTCTTCGTCTTTATGTGGCTGCGCGCAACCCTGCCGCGCATCCGCTACGATCAACTGATGAAGGTCGGCTGGCGCGTGCTGCTGCCGCTGGCTATTCTCAATATGCTGTTCACAGCAGTTGCCGTGTCGCTGGGCTGGGCCTGGTGGACTACCGGCGCGTTTGGGCTGGGCGTTCTCATCATCATCGCTGGCGCCTGGGCGGTTCGCCGCGCCAGAGAGCAGGGCAAACCGCCGAAAGAGGCGGCGGCCCGCGAGCCGGAGGCGGCAGAGGGGTTTGCCGTTCCATCCAGCGTAAAGCTGGTGCGCATCGCAGCGGCTGGCGCGGCGCGCCCGTCGGCGCAGCTTGCCGCGAACGCTGAAGAAGGGGCTGAAGCCGAGGCCAAAGATAAGGAATCTCAAACGCCTGTCGCTAAGAAATAG
- the nuoE gene encoding NADH-quinone oxidoreductase subunit NuoE, which yields MVSAEAKEQMRAVAAQYPTLRSAVLPALYIAQDEEGYITEAALEAVAEALRLNVDEVKSVATFYTMFFKEQPGKRVIKVCTSISCYLRGCDQLVEHLENRLGVKRGETTADGRYTLLTAECLASCGTAPVLQVNNEFVEQVTPESADALIDALNQELDNESAGTAQGQEKAATPATPEKSRTEAAGTKRR from the coding sequence GTGGTATCAGCAGAAGCCAAAGAACAGATGCGCGCCGTTGCCGCGCAGTACCCAACGCTGCGCTCAGCCGTGTTACCGGCGCTGTATATCGCCCAGGATGAAGAGGGCTACATCACCGAGGCAGCCCTTGAGGCTGTTGCCGAAGCCTTGCGCCTGAACGTGGATGAGGTGAAGAGCGTTGCCACGTTCTATACTATGTTCTTCAAGGAACAGCCTGGCAAACGGGTCATCAAGGTCTGCACCAGCATTTCCTGTTACCTGCGCGGCTGCGATCAACTGGTGGAACATCTGGAAAACCGGCTGGGCGTCAAGCGCGGCGAAACCACCGCCGACGGGCGCTACACCCTGCTGACGGCGGAATGTCTGGCATCCTGCGGCACAGCCCCAGTGCTGCAAGTGAATAACGAGTTTGTCGAGCAGGTCACGCCCGAGAGCGCCGACGCGCTGATTGACGCGCTCAACCAGGAACTGGACAACGAAAGCGCCGGAACAGCACAGGGCCAGGAAAAAGCAGCTACGCCAGCGACGCCGGAGAAAAGCCGAACCGAGGCAGCCGGAACGAAGCGGCGTTGA
- the nuoD gene encoding NADH dehydrogenase (quinone) subunit D, with product MQTGEQTELHITESVKVDETTRVDTMTINMGPQHPSTHGVLRLIITLEGETVVKTVPDIGYLHTGIEKTAENKTYFQALVVTDRMDYLAPLSNNLGYALAVEKLLGIEELPPKAIYTRVLLVELQRIASHLVWLGTSALDLGAQSVFLYCFREREMILDIFELVSGVRLMTSYIMPGGLQADLPPGFDEKVREFLHIFPDRLNEYHTLLTNNQLWLERTKGVAPLSAKDAIAWGCSGPVLRGSGVAWDVRKMFPYSGYEQFDFDIPVGSNGDVYDRYLVRMLEMGESLKIAQQALDGMPEGPYQISDRKVVPPPKWAVATNMEALIHHFKLYTEGYRPPQGEVYQRIESPKGELGFYMVSDGTARPYRMHVRAPSFANLEALPKMVQGALLSDVISAIGSIDIVLGEVDR from the coding sequence ATGCAAACCGGAGAGCAAACCGAACTCCACATCACCGAGAGCGTCAAGGTTGATGAGACCACCCGTGTTGATACCATGACCATCAATATGGGGCCACAGCATCCATCCACGCATGGCGTGCTGCGGCTGATCATCACCCTGGAGGGCGAAACCGTCGTCAAAACGGTCCCCGACATCGGCTATCTGCATACCGGCATCGAGAAGACCGCCGAGAACAAAACCTACTTCCAGGCGCTGGTTGTGACCGACCGCATGGACTACCTGGCCCCGCTCTCGAACAACCTGGGCTATGCGCTGGCCGTCGAAAAGCTGCTGGGCATCGAAGAGTTACCGCCCAAAGCGATCTATACGCGCGTGCTGCTGGTCGAACTCCAGCGCATCGCCAGCCACCTCGTCTGGCTGGGCACCAGCGCGCTTGATCTGGGCGCGCAGAGCGTCTTCCTCTACTGCTTCCGCGAGCGCGAGATGATTCTTGACATCTTCGAGTTAGTCTCTGGCGTGCGGTTGATGACCAGCTATATCATGCCCGGCGGCCTCCAGGCCGATCTGCCCCCAGGCTTTGACGAGAAGGTGCGCGAGTTTCTCCACATCTTCCCTGATCGCCTGAACGAGTACCATACCCTGCTGACCAACAACCAACTCTGGCTGGAGCGCACCAAAGGCGTCGCCCCGCTCAGCGCCAAAGATGCCATCGCCTGGGGCTGTTCGGGGCCAGTCCTGCGCGGCAGCGGCGTTGCCTGGGACGTGCGCAAGATGTTCCCCTACTCCGGCTATGAGCAGTTCGATTTCGATATTCCAGTGGGCAGCAATGGCGATGTGTATGACCGCTATCTGGTGCGCATGCTGGAGATGGGCGAGAGCCTGAAGATCGCGCAGCAAGCCCTGGATGGCATGCCCGAAGGCCCCTACCAGATCAGCGACCGCAAAGTGGTGCCGCCGCCCAAATGGGCCGTCGCTACCAACATGGAGGCGCTGATCCACCATTTCAAGCTCTACACCGAAGGCTACCGCCCGCCGCAGGGCGAGGTCTACCAACGCATCGAATCGCCTAAAGGTGAGCTTGGTTTCTATATGGTCAGCGATGGGACAGCGCGGCCCTATCGCATGCACGTCCGGGCGCCGTCTTTTGCCAACCTGGAGGCGCTGCCCAAAATGGTCCAGGGCGCATTGCTCTCGGATGTTATCTCAGCCATTGGCAGCATAGATATTGTGCTGGGCGAAGTGGATCGTTGA
- the nuoF gene encoding NADH-quinone oxidoreductase subunit NuoF, whose product MPELIVTRDIDVENIDILPVYRQHGGYQALEKALKTYQPDDIVEIVKQSGLRGRGGAGFATGVKWGFLPKESPRPRYLCCNADESEPGTFKDRMLMEKNPHLLVEGVILTAYATKVHHAFIYVRGELGLAGRQVARAVREAYEAGYIGTDILGSGYDLEVTVHRGAGAYICGEESALMESLEGRRGYPRLKPPFPAVVGLYGGPTVINNAETLATIPAIVLNGADWYASFGTEKSKGTRIYCLSGHVNKPGNYELPLGTPLRVLIEECGGGVWKGKKLKAIIPGGSSTPFLMPDKLDTPLDFESIAAAGSMLGSGGIVVLDEDTCIVGAVLRMTEFYRDESCGKCTPCREGTYWLTELLERLEHGQGLERDVPLLLDICDNMLGKCFCPLGDAATMSISSSIKLFKDEYLYHIREGHCMVGPGALAAAAIAR is encoded by the coding sequence ATGCCTGAACTGATTGTGACCAGAGATATAGATGTAGAGAATATTGATATTCTGCCGGTCTATCGCCAGCACGGCGGCTATCAGGCGCTCGAAAAAGCCCTGAAAACCTACCAGCCTGACGACATCGTAGAGATCGTCAAACAATCGGGGCTGCGTGGGCGCGGCGGCGCGGGCTTCGCTACCGGCGTGAAATGGGGCTTTTTGCCGAAAGAGAGTCCCAGGCCACGTTACCTCTGCTGCAACGCCGATGAAAGCGAACCAGGCACCTTCAAGGACCGCATGCTTATGGAGAAAAACCCTCACCTGCTGGTGGAGGGCGTCATCCTCACGGCCTACGCGACCAAAGTGCATCACGCTTTCATCTATGTGCGCGGCGAGCTTGGGCTGGCCGGACGCCAGGTGGCGCGCGCGGTGCGCGAAGCCTACGAAGCTGGCTATATCGGCACAGATATTCTCGGCAGCGGCTACGATCTGGAAGTAACCGTTCATCGCGGCGCGGGGGCCTATATCTGCGGCGAAGAGAGCGCCCTGATGGAATCGCTGGAGGGTCGGCGCGGCTATCCCCGCCTCAAGCCGCCGTTCCCGGCAGTTGTAGGCTTGTATGGCGGGCCAACCGTCATTAACAACGCCGAGACGCTTGCCACGATTCCGGCCATTGTGCTGAACGGCGCGGACTGGTACGCCAGCTTTGGCACCGAAAAGAGCAAGGGTACGCGCATCTACTGCCTGAGCGGACATGTCAACAAGCCGGGCAACTACGAGCTTCCCCTTGGTACCCCCCTGCGCGTGCTGATCGAAGAATGCGGCGGCGGCGTCTGGAAGGGCAAAAAGCTGAAAGCGATCATCCCCGGCGGCTCGTCTACGCCGTTCCTCATGCCTGATAAGCTCGATACTCCGCTGGATTTTGAGTCCATCGCAGCGGCGGGATCAATGCTTGGCTCCGGCGGTATCGTTGTTCTCGATGAAGATACCTGCATCGTCGGCGCGGTGCTGCGCATGACCGAGTTCTACCGCGACGAGTCCTGCGGCAAATGCACACCCTGCCGCGAAGGCACGTACTGGCTGACAGAACTGCTGGAGCGGCTGGAACACGGCCAGGGGCTGGAAAGGGATGTGCCGCTGCTGCTCGATATTTGCGACAATATGCTGGGCAAATGCTTCTGCCCGCTGGGCGATGCCGCCACGATGAGCATCTCCAGCAGCATCAAACTCTTCAAGGACGAATATCTCTATCATATTCGTGAGGGGCATTGCATGGTTGGTCCAGGCGCGCTGGCAGCGGCAGCAATCGCCAGATAA